Proteins found in one Triticum urartu cultivar G1812 chromosome 4, Tu2.1, whole genome shotgun sequence genomic segment:
- the LOC125550165 gene encoding probable leucine-rich repeat receptor-like protein kinase At1g35710 gives MRRLAAMETSPHLKLVSLALLLASFPFPRAMAAPLPSLLEEQAGALLAWKATIQTPPAQLQSWGNTTTRPCGWYGIRCGEHQATITEISLRGLRLRAELKALNFTALHTLTSIRLPYNQIRGPFPPALASSLPNLRHLLLHGNGLSSPIPRQIKHLESLVGLDLSNNHLSGPIPVELGYLNKLKMLDLSTNNLTGPIPTSLGNCTELTILYLDGNQLSGHIPRELGYIVKLEELALSSNKLMGSIPNTFGSLINITGLYLWDNQLSGHVPPELSSLVNLEDLELSTNRLTGSIPGSFGNLTKLTTLYLHRNQFSGHVPRELGYLVNLQVLLLHNNQLVGSIPNTFGNLTNITALSLYNNQLSGHIPQELGSLVNLELLDLSNNTLMGSIPNTFVNLTNITTLSLYDNQLSGHVSREIGFLVNFEHLLLQNNQVTGSIPDTFGNLNKLTTLYLFRNQISGDVPKELGSLVSLEDLQLYKNKLLGSIPNTFGNLTKLTTLYLYDNLLSGHVPRELGSLVNLEDLELHRNKLFGSIPNALGNLTKLTTLNLGGNQLSGGIPRELGYLVNLEDLELDKNKLMGCIPNTFGNMTKLNTLFLDDNQFSGHVPQEIGTLMNLNHIQFEGNNLSGPLPPSLCVGGMLKTLIAFDNNLNGPLPSSLINCKSLVRVRLERNQIEGDISKMGVYPNLVYMDMRSNNLFGQLSFLWGDCHNLQMLRISNNNLTGEIPASMGQLSQLGLLDLSSNKLEGEIPSALGNLKKLFNLSLANNLLHGSIPQEIGALSSLELLDLSSNNLNGSVQYSIEHCLKLRLLKLNHNNFIGDIHAELGSLRNLYELDLSDNSFIGAIPSQLSGLSMLESLNLSHNELNGSIPSSFQSMESLTSIDVSCNELEGPVPNSKLFQRAPNQWFMHNKKLCGVVNGLPPCNSVRGKWKGYKILVLAPVLGLICLILIVMILMFSHERKKTKETNNDKVTQEKVFSIWSFDGANVFKQIVEATNYFSDMHCIGTGGYGSVYKAILAATGEIFAVKKIHMIEDECCVNEQLFNREVEALVQIRHRNIVQLFGYCSSSQGRFLIYEYMKRGDLAKMLKDNEKAIELDWRRRICIVLDVVHALAYMHHDCSSTIVHRDITSNNILLDQEFRACISDFGTAKILNIYGQNLTRLAGTKGYLAPELAYTENVTEKCDVYSFGVLVLELFMGSHPGDLLSSLSLATKNNFVCMRDLLDSRLALPDAESAIEIYCMLSVAVQCLEPLPSRRPTARRASDELSTIKACEDRVDYLHAGITFPVM, from the exons ATGCGACGACTAGCCGCCATGGAGACCTCCCCTCACCTAAAGCTTGTCTCGCTGGCTCTCCTACTAGCCTCGTTTCCCTTTCCCCGGGCCATGGCAGCGCCACTCCCATCCCTCCTGGAAGAACAGGCAGGAGCCCTCCTCGCCTGGAAAGCCACCATACAGACCCCCCCAGCCCAGCTCCAATCCTGGGGAAACACCACGACACGGCCATGCGGCTGGTACGGCATCAGGTGTGGCGAGCATCAAGCAACCATCACCGAGATCTCTCTACGGGGGTTGCGGCTGAGAGCGGAGCTGAAGGCCCTCAACTTCACGGCGTTGCATACTCTCACGAGTATCCGACTACCCTACAATCAGATAAGAGGCCCCTTTCCACCTGCTTTAGCATCATCCTTGCCAAACCTCCGCCACCTCCTGCTCCATGGGAATGGACTCTCCAGTCCAATACCGAGACAAATAAAACACCTAGAGAGTCTCGTTGGGTTGGACTTGTCAAACAACCACTTGTCTGGTCCTATACCCGTTGAACTAGGCTACCTAAACAAGTTGAAAATGTTAGATCTTTCCACCAACAACCTCACAGGCCCCATTCCAACAAGTCTAGGGAATTGCACTGAGCTCACCATCTTGTACCTTGATGGTAATCAGTTATCTGGACATATTCCTCGAGAACTAGGTTACATCGTGAAACTAGAGGAGTTAGCACTTAGCAGCAACAAACTCATGGGTTCCATCCCCAATACCTTTGGGAGTTTGATTAACATCACTGGATTGTACCTATGGGATAACCAACTATCCGGACATGTTCCTCCAGAACTAAGTTCCTTGGTGAATCTGGAAGACTTGGAACTTTCCACAAACAGACTCACGGGTTCCATTCCCGGTTCCTTTGGAAATTTGACCAAGCTCACTACCTTGTATCTTCATCGTAACCAATTCTCTGGACATGTTCCTCGAGAACTAGGTTATCTTGTGAATTTGCAAGTGTTGTTGCTTCACAACAACCAATTAGTGGGTTCCATCCCCAATACCTTTGGAAACTTGACCAATATCACTGCCTTGTCCCTATATAATAACCAATTGTCCGGGCATATTCCTCAAGAACTAGGTTCCCTGGTAAATCTAGAATTGTTGGATCTTAGCAACAACACACTCATGGGATCCATCCCCAATACCTTTGTAAATTTGACCAATATCACTACCTTGTCCCTATATGACAACCAACTCTCTGGACATGTTTCGCGAGAAATAGGTTTCTTGGTGAATTTTGAACATTTGTTGCTTCAAAACAACCAAGTCACAGGTTCCATCCCCGATACGTTTGGAAATTTGAACAAGCTCACTACCTTGTACCTTTTCCGTAACCAAATCTCCGGAGATGTTCCTAAAGAATTAGGTTCCTTGGTGAGTTTAGAAGACTTGCAACTTTACAAAAACAAACTCTTGGGTTCCATCCCCAATACCTTTGGAAATTTGACCAAGCTCACTACGTTGTACCTATATGATAACCTACTTTCCGGGCATGTTCCCCGAGAACTAGGGTCCTTGGTGAATCTAGAAGACTTGGAACTTCATAGAAACAAACTCTTTGGTTCCATCCCCAATGCCTTGGGAAACTTGACAAAGCTTACTACCTTGAACCTAGGGGGGAACCAACTTTCAGGGGGTATTCCTCGAGAACTAGGTTACTTGGTGAATCTAGAAGACTTGGAACTTGACAAAAACAAACTCATGGGTTGCATCCCCAATACCTTCGGAAATATGACAAAGCTCAATACATTATTCCTTGATGATAACCAATTCTCCGGACATGTTCCACAAGAAATTGGCACCTTAATGAATCTCAACCATATACAATTTGAGGGTAACAATCTCTCTGGTCCCTTGCCGCCAAGCTTGTGTGTTGGCGGCATGCTCAAGACATTAATCGCATTTGACAACAATCTCAATGGGCCTTTGCCGTCAAGTTTGATAAACTGCAAAAGCCTAGTTAGAGTTCGTCTTGAAAGGAATCAGATAGAAGGAGATATTTCCAAGATGGGGGTGTATCCAAATCTTGTCTACATGGATATGAGATCAAACAATCTATTTGGTCAACTATCGTTTCTCTGGGGGGATTGTCATAATCTTCAGATGCTACGAATCTCAAACAACAACCTTACGGGGGAAATACCCGCAAGTATGGGGCAACTATCTCAACTAGGGTTACTTGATCTTTCATCAAACAAGCTTGAAGGAGAGATTCCAAGTGCACTAGGCAATCTGAAAAAATTGTTCAACTTGAGCCTCGCGAACAATTTGTTGCATGGAAGTATTCCGCAAGAAATTGGAGCACTGTCCAGTCTGGAGTTACTGGATTTGTCATCAAATAACCTAAATGGTTCGGTACAATATTCAATTGAGCATTGTTTGAAACTTCGCCTTTTAAAGCTGAATCACAATAACTTCATAGGAGACATCCATGCCGAGCTAGGGTCATTGCGCAATTTATACGAATTGGATTTAAGTGACAATTCATTTATTGGGGCAATACCAAGCCAACTTAGTGGTTTGAGCATGCTAGAAAGTCTGAATCTTTCACATAATGAACTAAATGGCTCCATCCCATCATCATTTCAAAGTATGGAAAGCTTGACATCCATTGATGTATCTTGTAATGAATTGGAAGGGCCAGTCCCGAATAGTAAGCTCTTCCAACGAGCTCCAAACCAATGGTTCATGCATAATAAGAAGCTATGTGGTGTGGTGAATGGATTACCCCCTTGTAATAGTGTAAGAGGCAAGTGGAAAGGATACAAAATACTTGTACTAGCTCCTGTTCTGGGTCTGATATGTCTTATTCTTATTGTGATGATATTGATGTTCTCGCATGAAAGAAAGAAAACCAAGGAAACCAACAATGATAAAGTAACACAAGAAAAAGTCTTCTCTATTTGGAGTTTTGATGGGGCAAATGTGTTCAAGCAAATAGTTGAAGCAACCAACTATTTTAGCGACATGCATTGCATAGGAACCGGGGGATATGGATCTGTCTATAAAGCTATACTTGCAGCAACAGGTGAAATATTTGCAGTGAAGAAGATACACATGATAGAAGATGAGTGTTGTGTAAATGAGCAGTTGTTCAATCGTGAAGTTGAGGCATTGGTGCAGATTCGTCATCGAAACATCGTACAACTTTTCGGTTATTGTTCCTCTAGCCAAGGCAGGTTCCTTATCTATGAATATATGAAGAGAGGAGACTTGGCAAAAATGTTGAAGGACAATGAAAAGGCAATTGAATTGGATTGGAGAAGGCGGATATGTATTGTATTGGATGTGGTTCATGCTTTGGCATACATGCACCATGATTGTTCATCAACAATAGTCCATAGAGACATAACAAGCAACAATATTTTGCTTGATCAAGAATTTAGAGCATGCATCTCTGACTTTGGTACGGCTAAAATACTCAATATTTATGGCCAAAATCTCACAAGGCTAGCTGGGACGAAAGGCTACCTTGCCCCAG AGCTGGCATATACAGAAAACGTGACGGAGAAATGTGATGTATACAGCTTCGGAGTGCTCGTTTTGGAGCTATTTATGGGATCTCATCCAGGCGATTTGCTCTCATCCCTCTCGTTGGCCACCAAGAACAATTTTGTGTGCATGCGGGATCTGTTGGACTCCAGGCTTGCCCTCCCGGATGCTGAATCCGCCATAGAAATATACTGCATGCTCAGTGTCGCAGTTCAGTGCCTGGAGCCGCTTCCATCCCGCAGACCAACGGCGCGACGTGCCAGCGACGAGCTATCTACGATTAAAGCTTGTGAAGATCGTGTTGATTATTTGCACGCCGGCATCACCTTTCCTGTGATGTAG